GGCAGCCACTGCGCCCCTAGTCGCCCGAGCCTCGCGGGGTCAGACCCGGCGTGAACCCAGCCTGGGCAGCTGGAGCGCGGGGAGCGGGCGGGCGCGCCTCGGCCCGGGGCCTGGAACTCTGGGCCTCCTCGGCCGGCGTCCCGGAGACCTCGCCCCATTGACGGGAGGGGAGCTGCTTTGCCTGCCTgaccccttaaaaaaaaaaaagaaaggcttgaCATACTTGAGCCCGGAGTCCGGCCTTCCCGTCGGTTGCTGTGTTTGGCTCCAGGAAGAGTTCTTCCTGCAGTTCAACTTGCTATTGGCCGGAGTCCCTCCAACTTCTCTGTTTACTGCCCGGCGCGGCTGCCGAGCCGGCCCGGCGCGCGGATTGACTGAAGCCGAGGCGGGCGTGGCTGCGCCGTGCGCGCGGCCGCTGTTTGCTGGAGAGGTCGAGCGCCGGCGACCTGGACGGGCACAGGGCCGGCTGACCCCTGGGGAGGCAGCGCAGTGGGGCTGGTGCTCCGCGGCGCGCAGGGCTGATGACAGCACCTGCAGTGCGAGGGAGCTCAAAGTTTCTGACGCTTGAGTTTCCTGGGGATGAAAGTGGGACAGGAAAGGACGGAGGAGAACCGGGGTCTCCCGCGGCCAAGGGCGGCCTTTTGGAGAGCCGGAGAGATTTCCGGAACCTTCCGGGGCTGGTAGCGGGAGCGTGGGAGGCGGCTAAAGGAGATAAAGCCCCCGGCATTGGCGATGGGAGAGCTTTAGGCCGCCGGAGGGTGTCCTTCTGACCTCGCCAAGAAAACAGCGCGCTGTAGTTTCCCGctccgcccccgccgccgccccctccTTGCCTTGTAAATAACAAGTTACAATCATCGAGTCTTTCAAAATGACCTTCGAATGGCACAAAGCGCGCTGTCTGTACTGGCCGTTTGCACCCTCCCAATTACTCCGAAATTCTTCATGCGTACCAGGTCCCGCGTTCCAGCCACCTCCGGACATCACCAACACGGACTTGAGATTCCAAGCGGCCTCCTGGATACATCCCTTTTTATCTCCCTCCCCACGCCGAGTCCCTTCATATTTTCCCTCAATGGGTTGATTATGCACATTGACCCATTCAAAAGCGGTGGCCACTGACAGGCAGGCTTAGCCGGGAGGAATTTCTAGGAGGCGACCTACTGGGGGCTGTCTGGTTCGGCCTCAGCCGCTGGGGGACCCGGCTCCGAGTCCGCAGCAATTGGGTATTAACTGTGCGGCTCGTGGTTGAGCTATGCCGAAAAGCCCTTTTCAGAATTTCTGCAAGGAATGTAATCCAAATTAGTTCTGCAGCTGTCCCCTTCCTTGTCTCAGGCGACACCGCCTCGCGCCCTCGCTAGTCTCTTCTcgctccccccccaccccccgcgaATTGTCAGACCCACAAGTGAGCCCATTTAGAGCGCGAGGATTAGCGTGCCATTGTTGTTCCGTGTGTGACTGTGTACTTGAAATTCTAGGGGCACAAAGGCGAGCCTTACTCGTTCAAAACACAAAGTGAGCTAGACGAAAGTGCCGCACAAAGACCTCTCGGCGCGTCCCGGTGTAACTGCAGCGCGCAAGCTAAGGTGATCCACTGGCACCTGGAAATGCCCTGGGACTTCTTTTTTCatcctaccccacccccaccctgcggCACCTGGCAGGGAAAGTTCTGCTGGTTTTAATGTAGCGCTTTTATAAAACCAAGTTACTGTCTGGTGTATGAGTgaggctttgtgtgtgtgtggctgtgtttgtgtgtctgtatgttCCCAAGTAAATACATATTGCGTGTCTCCCCTCTCGCGGTTAGCAGTCAGTAGCTGTTTGGAGGAGTTTGTTTTGGTCCAAATGAGAAATTAAGTGCGGATAAGTAAACTAAGCTGCCAGAGGGCGACAAGATGTTGAGTGAATTGCTTTTAGATGAAACAAATTAAGGAAACGAGGGAAGACAGTCTGCTGCTCGCATTATTAGACACGCTTGGAGTTCAGGGGAAAGTGGCACATTTTTGAAATGCTAATTTCTTAAGCAGCAGAAGGAATGCACCTTATTTACTGATCTCTGTGAACAGAATAAAATCTAAGGGGTTCCGATGTATAGATCTAAGATATTTCTCAAAATAGTTGTAACGGAAGAGGacctgtttttgtgttttctccttttgcttgaaAAAAATCAGCTTTAGAGAAGGTGGTATTTTAGTAATTCTGAAGGACTTTGCCTGATTTCCAGTGATTCACTTTATGTATAAATACTATAGCCAAAGGTCCTTTATGTGATAATTATAAAACCTTTACCACCAAAaggaaaaattccaaaatttctGTCTGGCATGATTGAAAAATAATCAGTTACCTTTGTATTGGAATAAAATATAGAGTAGTATTGAACTGATACCCTTAACAAACATTGATACTTATGTGATGAACAAGTTcagtttccatttcttatttGCAGATAACTTGGTTCTGCTTTTCATCCTATAAAGGAGCATACATTTTTCCTATATATCATGCCTCCAAACTTAGAGTTTTTtacatttgagaagaaaaaggtgATTAAGActtagttaaatatattttcaaaacccATCAATCCTCTTTCCTACACATGCTTGCTGTAAGCACACCCGTGGGtacactcttttcttttttctcttaattttgaaattcttataTATGTCAAAGGGGcctttttaaagaagatattttttccttcagaatgCTTCTTAATAAATTTATACCTATTACTGTAACtataaaacacttgaaaatattataatatggACTGTTATGATAAAATTGAATGACTAGTTGTATCATGATCCCTTGTATTCTGATTTTTTCTCTTAAACCaaactgcttttatttattttaattatgcatGCATAGAAAGccaaattttttgaaaatcaagGCACTGactactttatatatattttcatttagtcACTGGAAATGTGTCTTAATTAAGAAATTGCATTAGAATATTTACCAGGGCACGCACTTCATGGAACAGCTACGTATCTTTAACCTGAACACAGTAAGTTTGTGTTGGCTGATTTTTAGAGTTTGCATTCATTTGAGGGAAAATCATATTTCCTCCTTAAAGTGGATTCAAATATTTAGTATTCAtgagctttcattcctttgcttctTAAATAGAAGCACTATTTATCATCTGTCTTCTGCATTCACCCTTTCCATTACTATGGGTTTTTTCTTTACATCTTATATATTCACATgtgtaattttaataaataatattttctcctCCATCACTAAGGGTattctctttgtgtgtgtctttagcAGCAAGCTGCCACTCAGCCTCTGCAGGAGTCCTCTGAgtcagttttcattctttctttctgataAATCTGATATGGCTGGTTGGCCGGACAATTGCCAGCCATTCCATTGCTCAGATTTattcctgaaagaaaataaaaaggcatcgATCCGAGATCACTAGCACGTCTCAAAAGCCCAGACTCCAAGGCCAAATCATTCTACAGAGAAGtccatttttccctttctctcttcctcttttcccctcttgaccaagaaggaaggaggactactgccatttaaaaaatgctggGAGTGCAAGGAATTGTGCTCTTTCTTAAATATTCTCTGCACCCTTGTGATTAGAGCCACCTTGAGATTAATGACTCTGTAAGAGGCACATTTTAGACAATAAATCGAATTAGGATGCCTTAAATACTACAGTGCTTCAAAGTGGTGTCATCTTTATATTATTTCAAGCCGGTTATTACAAAAATgtaagatatattaaaaatagcaaacaagtttttgctttattttactgTGTTTTGCTGCTGTTGGATATCCATGTGTAGTTTGTAAATGCCTAAAACATAAATGAGGCAAATGATCAAAAAAGATGTTCTGTTACCTGCAAACTTGTTGGCACTTGCTGTTTGATTTCACCCTTTTAAGAGATACTGCTTTAAGAGATGTTAATATTTATATTGAAATTAGCTTATACATGTTCAAGACTACAGCCATTCTACAGAAATTGTCAAGCATTTTCCATTGTTACCTTTTACAGCGATCTAATGAGGATGTATGCAGGGTAGAATTTAATCATATTATAGAGTTTTCTTCAGGTTATATCGTTTTAGCAATAGACTACTATGTTACATTTGACCATATGAAACCAGACTGCATCTTTTATCTAATACTCATTTTctgaattattataaatattgggCAGTTGAGTAAAACCttacttttcattcattctaaTATAGCTACTGACTGAAGTTTATAGTTTATAATGACAAATAGTCccttaattttaccttttttttaaaattaaaagatctgAAACTGTAGCTTTTCTACTTAATTTGAAGGCGACTTTGCCCAATTTGTGATGAAGTGTGATGCAGGACATAGCCGGGTGGTTTGAATCAGGATTTCTATGTGGTGGGGACAAGGCCTCCGATTTCTTTTCAATGTCTTGAGCAACTCACTTCATGTCTTTGTGACTTGGTTTGTGGGCCTGAAGGGGAAATGCATGTCATGTGCCCTCTATTTCTCCGCTATATAGCAGTTTTCTGAAAAATGGCTTTAAAATCTTCTCATAACAAGttaattgatatatttaaaacatgTACACGTATGTTAATAAACATAATTTCAACTTTCTAGCAGACCATTGCTGTCAGAAGAGCACCTGTCTAAGTGATATGAAAGGTTATTTACTCTAAAGCATTTGTATTTGAAGACTATTTCTCAGAAATGTTACTTTTCAGGATTGTTCCATGGTCTCTTTAAATTTCATTGTatatggcttttttctttttctgagttgTTGATAATTCTgacatgtttattaaataaattgaccTATTTTCCAATGCTTTAATCAAAGCTTTAAAACCACTTTCTTGTTTTTGTATTTGACACTAAAAGTGGTGctatttgttctcatttttttaaggagaaagagaactgTCTCACTTTTATGACATGGAGGTGAAATATATTATAAGGCTATTTTGGGCCTAGTTCTAAAGTCGTTTTTGAGCATGTGGTAATTGTTTTctagttatttccattttgaataaGTGATTGCTCTGCAGGCCTGCTGctctgcacaactccagggggcagCAGCCACACAGAATGTACTGGGAGTGGTGCTTTCCTAGGCAGAGGGTAGTGACACAGCTGCCCTGCTGGTTGTGATGCTACAGAACAAAGCCCCAGAATAAAAGTTAGGAGAATTGGGTTCGGGTCTTACAATCATtttctgtgtgatcttgggttttttgttttttttttaagattttattttttccttttgctccctaaagccccccggtacatagttgtatattcttcgttgtgggtccttctagttgtggcatgtgggatgctgcctcaacgtggtttgatgagcagtgccatgtccgcgcccaggattcgaaccaacgaaacactgggccgcctgcagcacagcgcgcgaacttaaccactcggccacggggccagccccaatcttgggtttttttaatgattcGTTAGATAGAAAAAGGATCTGCagattttttagaaaaagaaatccattgggttttccattatttttgtaAGTAGAACTGTTTTTTCATGTGAATTCACCTGTGTGGCCCTGGTGTCTAAagcagggaaaagagagaaggagagcgTGTGTTGAAGCTGCAGCCAGAAGCCTGCTCTGTGCCCCGACTTTGGCCCctactttccttcctctctcttctctactCTGCTGCCCTGACTTGGCGGAAATCCAGCACTGTTTAGGAACCACTGATCTAGTCCTGTCCTCTCATTTTTTAAGTGAGGAGATTCGTAGCACAGGAAGTTAAGTGGTATAAGTTAATTGGCAGCTCCTGATACCAggatcattttctttaatatacaCAGAAGTACTTGAAAAGTTGCAgacacttaagaaaaaaagaaagaaatacaaagttgTGTTGTTTTGAAAGAGAATTGCAAAACTGAAGTGGAAGCAAATGGATTGGAACCATGGTCCTAATTATCAGATGGTGAAGTTCTTTGCAAGGGGAAGACTGTGGATCATCATcatctttaatttatatttaggaAGTAATCATTGATTGCATTTATAACTGAAAGCACATTAAGATTAAAGAAATAGAGCAACTTTGTTAAGGCATAGTTCTGTAAGAGGATCTGTTTACCTGGTAGGACCTATTCTGGACATAGAATTTTGACCCTAAAAGTCAGGTAAGAGTTGCTCACACTAGTATCTGTATATGACAGCACCTTCAAGAGTTGCTTTTATGTGGGACTTTATGGAGATGATCAGCTAGAGAATGATTCTTTCTCCATTCTGTATTAAGTAATATCCATGcttaaataaaatggattatGAAGAACAAACAGTGCGTTCCTTATCACCAATTAGTTGGTGAGGACCTTTAACTGGCAAATCCATGGGAATACTTCAGattcatccatgcccatccttgGACCCAAGGGTCTTTATCTTTTCCACTGTCTATGCTGGGCCCTCTTCTTTCTTCAGACCCCTGCTAAGATCACAGTTATATTCTTTGCACAAGTGCATAAACTAAGATTTAAGTACTAAGactttataaatttatttctgtgGCACATTTGCTTCCCCCTAGTTGCCTTCTGCAAGATGCTGCCTCTGGACTTTGTGACTTTGCAATGTTGTTGATTTAACCTTAACACTCTAGTTGTCGCTGACTTCCTTCAAGCCGCCAGAGCTTTCTCAGACATCATGGGCATTCTCATGACAGCATTCTCATGGGCCGTAGTGACAGAAAGGAGGTTTGAAACTTGTTCTGGCAGGAAGAGTCACTTCCTGTTAGGAATTTGAGATGAAAATGAACCCCCTGTAAACATTAACATGGACACCATGAAACTTCCTTTGCAACGTCATTAAACTTCTCCCTTGAGAGGTGGCTCAAGATCATTACTGTTAATCATCTTACTTCAGGGATTACTGAAGCATACTAAACACCAATAAGAATATGCAAGACTCAGTTTCTGAATCCAGGGAGttaaagcaatagtaatcaagGCTGTATGAATGTTCTTATATATGTCATTTGGAACGTAGTCTAAAGGTgtttaaagagaggaaaatgaatgGCGCAGTAAACactcatttattttccaaaaggaTGAGACTTGTAAATAATCAGTTTCATCTACTACATCTTTACTACTTTTCTGACCTTTACTTAGGTATGGTCCCATAGACATCTGGTATAGGGGGACATCCAGGTTTTAAGCCTTTAGGACACAAGTGGGGATTGTAAACCTGCTTTCAAAAGATGCGTCTGCTGGCCTTCTATGGTCTGCTGAGGATATCTCGTGGCTGGTTAGGACTGAAAAAACTGGCAGCAGATTCTCCAGGTTCTGTGACTATTTCTGCCATGGTTATAGCTCCAGTAATAAGTTGTGCAAATCCTGTGTTCCAGGATGGGTCCCAATCTCTAGCAGGGTGATACCTAATTGAGGTCATGGATGGCAGTGACTTGCTTTAGGCAAACTCTTCTTCTTTTACTAAAATCTTTGTCATTATTTCCTATTCTTCCCTGTGGGTTTAGAGAATATGAGTTTCTTTCTATAGGGACCTatgaaaaccaaataaaattaaaacagaataatatttcttttagacactcacttttatttttaggagTTCCTTTTGTCTGATCATTTTGTCTAGAACTAGAGAAGTTAAACAAGTTCTTGGTGTTTCTTAAGGAAATTTGATT
This Equus asinus isolate D_3611 breed Donkey chromosome 19, EquAss-T2T_v2, whole genome shotgun sequence DNA region includes the following protein-coding sequences:
- the LOC139041014 gene encoding uncharacterized protein, which translates into the protein MAKAYQKGSWHMPEPRSEVHYGIRFLLKRFPKLHKRRSPNLGYAPTLKFPQEDKAYMMVSLTSTVQRKNSGEYNGGGEIQSNPKEDSLTDGFIGHVSSSGYREKILKRAFRHSSTTSRTVNTQLLRTRSRVPQRLRPNQTAPSHFERLDDCNLLFTRQGGGGGGGGAGNYSALFSWRGQKDTLRRPKALPSPMPGALSPLAASHAPATSPGRFRKSLRLSKRPPLAAGDPGSPPSFPVPLSSPGNSSVRNFELPRTAGAVISPARRGAPAPLRCLPRGQPALCPSRSPALDLSSKQRPRARRSHARLGFSQSARRAGSAAAPGSKQRSWRDSGQ